In Drosophila willistoni isolate 14030-0811.24 chromosome XR unlocalized genomic scaffold, UCI_dwil_1.1 Seg8, whole genome shotgun sequence, a single genomic region encodes these proteins:
- the LOC6645896 gene encoding ras-GEF domain-containing family member 1B, translating to MSSSNGGINSATNGRSGSTGSANINLMSGVAGGGGGGGGGAAAAASASASKILPDLKTQRSNSGGAGAGVGGGVSALALTHRRDNSHVDCPKVEKTYTYAPPQSKLMTRNDQDGYLVYCDGKLHSGSLQSLISHMVPSHEYYPDEAYVFAFILSARLFIRPHELLEKISQTWEQQQQTATAEAAIGGSGGADVVDDAGQGPQGCHNIHLTINSASPMTHRKGTTATTTTTTNLDPKPQQRTCTQKSAQHCIRLLSEWIEIFPYDFRDERLMQQVRILARKCVYIDNSLGKQVSRILQLLVSRLTALEKYEEFLQQLGKQQEEQVPPTHNHHQQLQHHHHHHHNPFQTFLGSSSSSSSNGNSLAGGNATGGPSSGLLNAGHSNSSSGNNSSNSASTTPQPTDDVFGIMDICPSCAYLAHQLTAIELERLSHIGPEEFVQAFAKDAGGNGGGGGNGGTAGTTSSLNDMKKTRNLESYVQWFNRLSYLTASEIVKYPKKKQRVRIIEYWIETARECFNIGNFNSLMAIIAGLNLAPIGRLKKTWSKVQSAKFSVLEHQMDPTSNFNSYRSTLKAAMWRSEGATEERERIIIPFFSLFVKDLYFLNEGCSNRLPNNHINFEKCSQLAKQVMEFNEWKKVSCPFEKLPHVLTYLQHQAVLNENTLAMASFECEPPENTEEKDRYKTVKAETKQQLLQQLQQQQ from the exons ATGTCGTCATCAAACGGCGGCATTAATAGTGCCACAAATGGCCGTAGTGGGAGCACTGGGAGTGCCAATATCAATCTGATGTCTGGTGTGGCAggtggtggaggaggaggaggaggaggagcagctgcagcagcctCAGCCAGTGCATCAAAAATACTACCCGACTTAAAGACGCAACGTAGCAATAGTGGCGGAGCTGGAGCCGGAGTGGGTGGAGGTGTTAGTGCTCTGGCCTTGACCCATAGACGTGATAACTCCCATGTGGATTGCCCGAAAGTGGAAAAAACTTACACGTATGCTCCGCCTCAAAGTAAGCTAATGACCAGAAATGATCAAGATGGTTATCTGGTTTATTGTGATGGCAAATTGCATTCGGGTTCGCTTCAGAGCCTAATTAGCCACATGGTGCCCAGCCATGAATATTATCCAGATGAAGCCTATGTGTTTGCCTTCATTTTGAGTGCTAGACTCTTTATACGGCCGCATGAGTTGCTTGAAAAGATTAGCCAAACATgggagcagcaacagcaaacgGCAACAGCAGAGGCTGCTATCGGTGGAAGCGGAGGCGCCGATGTGGTAGATGATGCTGGTCAGGGACCACAAGGATGCCATAATATACATTTAACTATTAACTCCGCCTCGCCCATGACTCACCGCAAgggaacaacagcaacaacaacgactaCAACAAATTTGGATCCAAAGCCTCAACAACGGACGTGTACCCAGAAATCGGCCCAACATTGCATACGCCTGCTATCCGAGTGGATTGAGATATTTCCCTATGATTTCAGAGATGAGCGACTAATGCAGCAAGTTCGCATTTTGGCCAGGAAATGTGTCTACATTGACAACTCGCTGGGCAAACAGGTGTCGCGTATACTTCAGTTGCTTGTCTCGCGGTTGACTGCATtagaaaaatatgaagaaTTCCTACAGCAACTAGGCAAGCAGCAGGAGGAGCAAGTGCCACCTACTCATAATCATCACCAGCAGcttcagcatcatcatcatcatcatcataatcccTTTCAAACGTTTCTcggcagcagtagcagcagcagcagcaatggcAACTCTTTGGCTGGAGGAAATGCTACTGGAGGTCCTTCCAGTGGTCTCCTAAATGCTGGCCATTCGAATTCATCGAGCGGCAACAATTCATCAAATTCCGCCTCAACAACACCTCAGCCCACGGACGATGTCTTTGGGATTATGGATATTTGCCCAAGTTGTGCTTATTTAGCACATCAATTAACAGCCATTGAATTGGAACGCTTAAGCCACATTGGGCCCGAAGAATTTGTTCAGGCCTTTGCCAAGGATGCCGGTGGAaatggaggaggaggaggtaaCGGAGGAACAGCAGGAACAACTTCCTCATTGAACGATAtgaaaaagactcgaaatcTGGAATCATATGTGCAATGGTTCAATCGTCTTAGCTATCTAACGGCTAGCGAGATTGTCAAG TATCCGAAGAAAAAGCAGCGAGTACGTATTATTGAATATTGGATCGAAACAGCAAGGGAATGCTTCAATATTGGCAATTTCAATAGCCTAATGGCCATTATAGCTGGTTTAAATCTGGCACCCATTGGTAGACTTAAAAAAACg TGGTCCAAAGTGCAATCGGCAAAGTTCTCTGTGCTGGAACATCAAATGGACCCAACATCGAATTTTAATAGCTATCGCTCAACGCTTAAAGCTGCCATGTGGCGCTCTGAGGGCGCCACAGAAGAACGTGAACGCATAATCATTccattttttagtttatttgtTAAGGACTTGTATTTTCTAAACGAGGGCTGCTCGAATCG TTTGCCAAACAATCATATCAATTTTGAGAAATGCTCTCAATTGGCCAAACAGGTCATGGAGTTCAATGAATGGAAAAAGGTCTCATGCCCTTTTGAGAAATTGCCACATGTATTGACCTATTTGCAGCATCAGGCGGTGCTCAATGAGAACACTTTGGCGATGGCCTCGTTCGAATGTGAACCGCCCGAGAATACAGAGGAAAAGGATCGCTATAAAACTGTGAAAGCCGAAACGAAGCAACAACTGTTGCAgcaattgcagcagcagcagtag
- the LOC6645893 gene encoding gustatory and odorant receptor 63a: MANYYRRKKPDAVFLNAKPINSANAQAYLYGVRKYSIGLAERLDSDYQPPPIERKKSTASTGSNNPEFTPSVFYRNIAPVNWFLRIIGVLPIVRRGPARAKFEMNSAAFFYSVVFFMLLACYVGYVANNRIHVVRSLSGPFEEAVIAYLFLVNILPIMIIPILWWEAKKIARLFNDWDDFEVLYYQISGHSLPLHLRQKALYIAIILPILSVLSVVITHITMSDLNINQVVPYCILDNLTAMLGAWWFLICEAMSNTAHLLAERFQKALKHVGPAAMVADYRVLWLRLSKLTRDTGNAMCYTFVFMSLYLFFIITLSIYGLMSQLSEGFGIKDIGLTITALWNIGLLFYICDEAHYASVNVRTNFQKKLLMVELNWMNSDAQTEINMFLRATEMNPSNINCGGFFDVNRSLFKGLLTTMVTYLVVLLQFQISIPTDKGDGEASTNVTVVDMLMDSLDNDMTLLGPTSTAGTTATMRAAATTTTMATPTVKQGRAGRRG, translated from the exons ATGGCCAACTACTATAGACGTAAAAAACCAGATGCGGTATTTTTGAATGCCAAGCCCATTAATAGTGCAAATGCCCAAGCCTATTTATATGGAGTGCGCAAGTATTCCATAGGCTTGGCCGAGAGATTGGACAGTGACTATCAACCGCCGCCAATTGAAAGGAAAAAGAGTACGGCTAGTACCGGATCGAATAATCCGGAATTCACGCCA aGCGTTTTCTATAGGAATATAGCTCCGGTTAATTGGTTTCTACGAATTATTGGAGTTCTACCAATTGTTAGACGAGGACCAGCTAGGGCTAAATTCGAAATGAACTCGGCTGCATTTTTCTATTCAGTTGTTTTCTTTATGCTCTTGGCG TGCTATGTGGGTTATGTGGCCAACAATCGCATCCATGTGGTGCGTTCCCTCAGTGGTCCCTTCGAGGAGGCCGTTATTGCTTATCTATTTCTGGTTAACATCCTGCCGATTATGATTATACCGATCCTGTGGTGGGAGGCAAAGAAAATTGCACGCCTCTTCAACGATTGGGATGACTTTGAGGTGCTATACTATCAGATCTCTGGACACAGTTTGCCCTTGCATTTGCGCCAGAAGGCCTTGTATATTGCCATTATTCTGCCCATCCTTTCGGTTCTCTCTGTTGTGATCACACACATCACCATGTCCGATTTGAATATCAATCAGGTGGTACCCTATTGCATTCTGGACAATTTGACAGCCATGTTGGGTGCCTGGTGGTTTCTCATATGCGAGGCAATGAGCAATACGGCCCACTTATTGGCCGAACGTTTCCAGAAGGCCTTGAAGCATGTGGGCCCAGCCGCTATGGTGGCCGATTATCGTGTCCTGTGGCTACGCTTAAGCAAACTAACCCGTGATACTGGCAATGCCATGTGCTATACCTTCGTTTTCATGAGTCTATATCTGTTCTTTATCATCACCCTATCGATTTATGGCCTCATGTCTCAGCTCTCGGAAGGCTTTGGCATTAAGGATATTGGTCTGACCATAACAGCTCTATGGAATATAGGTTTACTTTTCTATATCTGCGATGAGGCTCATTATGCCAGTGTGAATGTACGTACGAATTTCCAAAAGAAACTCCTAATGGTCGAGCtaaattggatgaattccgatGCCCAGACAGAGATCAATATGTTTTTGCGGGCCACCGAAATGAATCCATCGAATATCAATTGCGGTGGCTTCTTCGATGTCAATAGAAGTCTCTTCAAGGGCTTGCTTACCACAATGGTTACCTATTTGGTGGTCTTGCTGCAATTTCAGATCAGTATTCCCACAGATAAGGGTGATGGTGAGGCCAGTACGAATGTTACAGTGGTTGACATGTTAATGGATAGTCTGGACAATGATATGACCTTGCTGGGACCGACCAGTACGGCAGGAACAACAGCCACAAtgagagcagcagcaacaacaacaacaatggcaacaCCAACAGTTAAACAAGGTCGGGCCGGACGACGGGGTTga
- the LOC6645895 gene encoding dnaJ homolog subfamily B member 13: MNRPEMDYYAVLDMPRSATKEELALAYRRLAVRLCPYREKQHEQDLVPLAQEGRLTHLAPMGEAKQWAYINMAYDVLGNELNRAVYDRYGEAGLFEGVMLPNGYFHPYQYHGDHMKVYSNVFASYSPYANVIDAITNPPSLYASREHGIGVRTKDPNTERILPLSLEEVRSGCLKLMHVWRQEIVDAKASKMEKRRRTLKIQIYPGTTAGTRYCFKEEGDRYPTSIPGDIIFITADKPHPEFERRDMHDLVYRYDINISQALTGFSFMLNTLDKRKLKIVITDVVYPGYTKIIPLEGLPKCRNLDAANAIKEANTSINEFGDLYIEFNYIFPKYLTPAMKSMTREFFAEFRKLELELEEEEEKQFQ; this comes from the exons ATGAATCGACCGGAAATGGACTACTATGCCGTTCTGGATATGCCCAGATCGGCCACTAAAGAAGAATTGGCCCTGGCCTATCGCCGTTTGGCTGTGCGTTTGTGTCCCTATAGAGAGAAACAACATGAGCAGGATTTAGTGCCATTGGCCCAGGAGGGACGGCTCACTCATCTCGCGCCCATGGGTGAGGCGAAGCAGTGGGCCTATATCAATATGGCCTATGATGTCCTGGGCAATGAGCTTAACAGAGCCGTTTACGATAGATATGGTGAAGCTGGACTCTTTGAGGGTGTAATGTTGCCGAATGGTTACTTTCATCCCTACCAATACCATGGTGATCACATGAAGGTTTACTCCAATGTCTTTGCCTCATACTCTCCATATGCGAATGTCATCGATGCTATTACTAATCCACCCAGTTTATATGCATCCCGAGAGCACGGCATTGGAGTACGCACCAAAGATCCAAATACTGAAAGGATTTTGCCCTTGTCCCTCGAAGAAGTGCGCTCCGGGTGCCTAAAGTTGATGCATGTGTGGCGTCAAGAGATTGTAGATGCAAAGGCatcgaaaatggaaaaacgtagGCGCACGCTCAAGATTCAAATTTACCCGGGCACTACGGCCGGCACACGTTACTGTTTCAAGGAGGAGGGCGATCGCTATCCGACTAGCATACCGGGtgatattattttcattacGGCTGATAAGCCACATCCAGAATTCGAGCGCCGTGATATGCATGATTTGGTATATCGCTATGACATTAATATATCGCAGGCCCTAACCGGATTTAGTTTCATGCTCAATACGCTGGATAAACGCAAGCTAAAAATTGTCATTACCGATGTTGTCTATCCGGGATATACTAAGATTATTCCTTTAGAGGGTTTACCCAAGTGCCGCAATTTGGATGCTGCCAATGCCATTAAGGAGGCAAATACAAGTATCAATGAGTTTGGTGATctatatattgaatttaatt ATATATTTCCGAAATACTTGACTCCCGCCATGAAGAGTATGACGCGAGAGTTTTTTGCCGAGTTCCGTAAACTGGAGTTGGAAttagaggaggaggaggaaaagCAATTCCaatag
- the LOC6645891 gene encoding uncharacterized protein LOC6645891, giving the protein MLLISTVRTMAGKWGCCRRTYEMLMAPITPRNLRTTALLTSIYQLLIAHCILFLVLLCLAHAEQMRHLLDLDILDQKDNGFYNMSPFHNDLRLQTAAQLADATENALYFLAVVTGIYALSAIALFFGVYKNIPGLIIPWLVIEFLGAIAVGVLIFMLKDTKLPLIFGGQCAYFVICYTLLCMDGFKWYVMHSFYQSLRTMNKLREIATVAIPCPAPGAIPYHFRREHMYLGSNGYKHILTESPDGQC; this is encoded by the exons ATGCTGCTAATATCCACGGTCAGGACAATGGCGGGCAAATGGGGCTGCTGCCGACGTACCTATGAAATGCTAATGGCTCCAATAACACCAAGAAATCTAAGGACAACGGCTCTGCTGACAAGCATCTATCAATTG TTGATTGCCCATTGCATTCTGTTTTTGGTCCTATTATGCTTGGCCCATGCAGAGCAAATGCGGCATTTGCTCGATTTGGATATATTGGATCAAAAGGATAATGGCTTCTATAATATGTCACCATTCCACAATGATTTGCGTCTCCAGACAGCTGCCCAGTTGGCCGATGCCACTGAGAATGCTCTCTACTTTCTGGCCGTGGTCACCGGAATCTATGCCCTGAGTGCCATTGCCCTGTTCTTTGGTGTCTACAAGAATATCCCGGGTCTGATTATACCCTGGCTGGTGATTGAATTTCTCGGAGCGATTGCAGTCGGTGTGCTCATATTTATGCTAAAGGATACGAAATTACCCTTGATTTTTGGTGGACAGTGTGCTTACt TTGTCATCTGCTATACACTGCTCTGCATGGATGGATTCAAATGGTATGTGATGCATAGTTTCTATCAGAGTTTGAGGACCATGAACAAACTACGAGAGATAGCCACTGTGGCCATACCCTGTCCAGCGCCAGGAGCT ATACCCTATCATTTTCGACGCGAACACATGTATTTGGGTAGCAATGGCTATAAGCATATATTAACCGAATCACCCGATGGACAATGTTAG
- the LOC6645894 gene encoding hsp90 co-chaperone Cdc37 — translation MVDYSKWKNIEISDDEDDTHPNIDTPSLFRWRHQARVERMAEMDKEKDELKKKRQSYQARLIDVKQRIGKKEGDEAALKKELEKIENEGKELDRIENEMLKKENKTPWNVDTISKPGFEKTVINKKAPRKPDENLSEEEREIRMKQFIKENESLCKKYGMFRKYDDSKEFLQKHTQLVCDDAVNYLVIWSINLEMEEKHELMAHVAHQCICMQYILELAKQLNVDPRACVSSFFSKIQNCLPEYRQQFETEIRDFKERIKNRAQEKIQEAMAEAEEEERKERMGPGGLDPADVFESLPDELKACFESRDVELLQKTIAAMPVDVAKYHMKRCVDSGLWVPNAADAEAPASSGSGVEKTDDAKEESAKEKEEGEGDKTKEEPIYTGVSTEDVD, via the exons ATGGTCGACTACAGCAAATGGAAAAACATAGAG ATTTCCGATGATGAGGACGACACACATCCCAACATTGATACGCCTTCGTTGTTCCGATGGCGGCATCAGGCACGCGTGGAGCGCATGGCCGAAATGGATAAAGAAAAGGATGAGCTGAAGAAGAAGCGTCAAAGCTATCAAGCTCGTCTCATTGATGTAAAGCAACGCATCGGAAAGAAGGAGGGCGACGAGGCCGCACTTAAA AAGGAGCTGGAGAAGATCGAGAATGAAGGCAAAGAACTGGATCGAATTGAGAATGAGATGCTTAAGAAAGAGAACAAGACTCCCTGGAATGTGGACACAATAAGTAAGCCCGGTTTCGAGAAAACTGTCATTAATAAAAAGGCGCCGCGTAAACCCGACGAGAATCTGTCCGAGGAAGAGCGCGAGATTCGGATGAAGCAGTTTATCAAGGAGAACGAATCACTTTGCAAAAAATATGGAATGTTCCGCAAATACGATGACTCCAAAGAGTTTCTCCAGAAGCATACCCAGCTAGTGTGTGACGATGCAGTCAACTATCTGGTCATTTGGTCCATTAACCTGGAAATGGAGGAGAAGCACGAACTGATGGCCCATGTGGCGCATCAATGCATTTGCATGCAATACATTTTGGAGCTGGCCAAGCAATTGAATGTGGATCCCAGAGCTTGTGTCAGTTCATTCTTTTCGAAAATTCAAAACTGTCTACCTGAATATCGCCAGCAATTCGAAACGGAGATCAGAGATTTTAAGGAGAGAATTAAGAATCGGGCACAGGAAAAGATTCAAGAGGCTATGGCTGAGGCTGAGGAGGAGGAGAGAAAAGAACGCATGGGACCTGGTGGCTTGGATCCAGCAGATGTATTTGAATCCCTGCCAGAT GAGCTTAAAGCCTGCTTCGAGTCGCGTGATGTGGAACTGCTGCAAAAGACCATAGCGGCCATGCCTGTGGATGTGGCCAAATATCATATGAAACGGTGTGTCGACTCGGGTCTCTGGGTGCCGAATGCTGCTGATGCCGAGGCGCCAGCTTCTTCTGGCAGCGGTGTCGAGAAAACCGACGATGCCAAGGAGGAGAGCGCCAAGGAGAAAGAAGAGGGGGAGGGTGATAAGACCAAGGAAGAGCCGATTTACACTGGGGTCAGCACAGAAGATGTTGATTGA